One window of the Trifolium pratense cultivar HEN17-A07 linkage group LG2, ARS_RC_1.1, whole genome shotgun sequence genome contains the following:
- the LOC123908453 gene encoding truncated transcription factor CAULIFLOWER D-like isoform X1, protein MGRGRVVLERIENKINRQVTFSKRRSGLLKKAFELCVLCDAEVALIIFSSRGKLFQYSSTDINKIIERYRQCRYSKLQAENLGHNDSQNLYQEYLKLKARYESLDRKQRHIYGEDLEELSMKELESLEEQLDITLTQARQLQIKKLSARAEELREKVHNLEELNKTLEPKVIDEFSNILADKTSHIQLEAIEANHFE, encoded by the exons atgggAAGAGGGAGAGTAGTTTTGGAGAGAATAGAGAATAAGATCAATAGGCAAGTAACATTCTCAAAGAGAAGGAGTGGATTGTTGAAGAAAGCTTTTGAGCTTTGTGTGCTATGTGATGCTGAAGTAGCACTTATCATCTTTTCAAGCCGTGGCAAGCTTTTTCAATACAGCAGCACTGA tatcaacaaaatCATTGAAAGGTATCGCCAATGTCGTTACAGCAAGTTACAAGCTGAAAACTTAGGACACAATGACTCACAg AATTTATACCAGGAGTACTTGAAACTAAAGGCAAGATATGAATCTCTTGACCGAAAGCAGAG GCATATTTATGGGGAAGACCTTGAGGAACTTAGCATGAAAGAATTGGAGAGCCTTGAGGAACAGCTAGACATAACGCTCACACAAGCTCGACAACTACAA ATAAAGAAGCTATCAGCACGAGCAGAGGAACTACGTGAAAAA GTCCATAACTTAGAGGAGCTTAACAAAACATTGGAGCCTAAG GTAATAGATGAATTCTCAAACATTCTTGCTGACAAAACAAGCCATATTCAATTGGAAGCTATAGAAGCCAATCATTTTGAATAA
- the LOC123904833 gene encoding exodeoxyribonuclease-like → MKIVSWNIRGLGGLEKRKAVGNLVGELKPFILCLQETKLQNCDVLLCSNLWGSSFHGFSFRPSVGASGGILTLWDSSEVEMWWTESREHVLWCHGRFTKSGEEFFVANIYAPCDDLAKQRLWESISERLLSLVGKRVCVCGDFNAVKHVDERRSVRGNHRSLDHIPFSRFIEDNTLVDLPLIGRKFTWFKGDGLSMSRLDRFLLTEEWCLAWPNCRQVARLRGLSDHCPLVLSANEEDWGPRPSRMLKCWKDVPGYHSFVREKWSSLQIDGWGGYVLKEKLKLIKSH, encoded by the exons ATGAAGATCGTCTCTTGGAATATAAGAGGGTTGGGTGGGTTAGAGAAGAGGAAGGCAGTGGGAAATTTGGTGGGGGAACTGAAGCCCTTTATTCTCTGTCTGCAGGAGACGAAATTACAAAATTGCGACGTTCTCCTTTGTTCTAATCTTTGGGGTAGCTCTTTTCACGGGTTTTCCTTTCGTCCGTCGGTGGGGGCTTCGGGCGGGATTTTAACTTTGTGGGATTCTTCTGAGGTGGAGATGTGGTGGACAGAGAGTCGTGAGCATGTGTTGTGGTGTCATGGTCGTTTCACTAAGTCTGGCGAGGAGTTTTTTGTGGCGAACATTTATGCCCCTTGTGATGATTTGGCTAAACAACGGCTGTGGGAGTCTATTTCGGAGCGGCTGCTCTCGCTAGTGGGGAAGAGAGTGTGTGTTTGTGGGGATTTTAATGCCGTGAAGCATGTGGATGAACGTCGTTCGGTGCGGGGTAACCATCGTTCTTTAGATCACATTCCTTTTAGTAGGTTCATCGAAGATAATACCTTGGTTGATCTTCCTTTGATTGGTCGTAAGTTTACTTGGTTTAAAGGGGATGGTCTCTCGATGAGTCGCCTAGATAGATTCCTTCTTACTGAGGAATGGTGTTTGGCTTGGCCTAACTGTAGGCAGGTAGCCAGGCTGCGAGGGCTATCTGACCACTGTCCTCTGGTTTTATCTGCAAATGAGGAAGATTGGGGTCCCCGTCCGTCTAGGATGCTTAAGTGTTGGAAGGATGTGCCTGGCTATCATTCGTTTGTGCGAGAGAAGTGGAGTTCCCTTCAGATCGATGGTTGGGGTGGTTATGTGCTTAAGGAAAAACTTAAGTTGATTAAG TCGCATTGA
- the LOC123908453 gene encoding MADS-box transcription factor 6-like isoform X2, with protein sequence MGRGRVVLERIENKINRQVTFSKRRSGLLKKAFELCVLCDAEVALIIFSSRGKLFQYSSTDINKIIERYRQCRYSKLQAENLGHNDSQNLYQEYLKLKARYESLDRKQRHIYGEDLEELSMKELESLEEQLDITLTQARQLQIKKLSARAEELREKVHNLEELNKTLEPKLVFYTMKLLQRGK encoded by the exons atgggAAGAGGGAGAGTAGTTTTGGAGAGAATAGAGAATAAGATCAATAGGCAAGTAACATTCTCAAAGAGAAGGAGTGGATTGTTGAAGAAAGCTTTTGAGCTTTGTGTGCTATGTGATGCTGAAGTAGCACTTATCATCTTTTCAAGCCGTGGCAAGCTTTTTCAATACAGCAGCACTGA tatcaacaaaatCATTGAAAGGTATCGCCAATGTCGTTACAGCAAGTTACAAGCTGAAAACTTAGGACACAATGACTCACAg AATTTATACCAGGAGTACTTGAAACTAAAGGCAAGATATGAATCTCTTGACCGAAAGCAGAG GCATATTTATGGGGAAGACCTTGAGGAACTTAGCATGAAAGAATTGGAGAGCCTTGAGGAACAGCTAGACATAACGCTCACACAAGCTCGACAACTACAA ATAAAGAAGCTATCAGCACGAGCAGAGGAACTACGTGAAAAA GTCCATAACTTAGAGGAGCTTAACAAAACATTGGAGCCTAAG CTGGTTTTTTATACCATGAAGCTACTTCAAAGGGGAAAGTAA